The following is a genomic window from Collimonas fungivorans Ter331.
GTGATACGTCCGCGTGGGCACAGGTGCCCACCCTACTCGTCGTGCGGCGACTAGGGGCGCATTTTATTTTTTCCCGGCAAACGGCGACAGCAAGATGGCGGAACCCGAGCTTGCGGACGCGCTGCCGCCCAAGGCATCGTTGAGAACCTTGGCCAGACGCACGCCTGCCCGGCTCAGCTGGGTGGCGACCACGCTGCCGGCGTTGCTGATATAAGTCGCCGGCAGCTTGTATTTTCCGCTTGAATCCGGCGTCGGCAGCTTGCCGTAGACATCGGTGCGGGCGATATCGAAGGCTTCCAGCGACCAGTCGCGCGGCGTCTGTTTCTGCCATTGCTTGACCTCGGCGCTGGTGATCTTGGCGATCAATGCCGCCGCCACCTTGTTCTGGTCGGTTCCCAGTTTGTTGACAAAAGCGGTATCCCAGTAGGCGTGCAGCTTGCCGGCCGCGATGCCGGTCGCCGATACCGTCTCGTCGTTGCCGCCGCGGTCGTGCGAATCGCTGGAATGCAGCGGCTGGTGCAGGTCGCCGACGAAGTGCAGCAGGAACTGCAGCGCCAGCAGGCGTTCCGCCGGCGTCGTGGCAGGATCGCGCAGTTCGATGGCGAACTGGTCGACCTTGTCGACCACGCAATCCTGCGCCACGCCGCCGGATGCCGGGGTATTGGCCGGCAAGCTAGGATGGCCGAAGCAGGCGGCGTCGATGTCGCCGTCGCTGATCTCGGTATCGACAAAATGCCAGGAAGCGGTTTCCCGGTGCGAATTGCGGTATTTGTCGGCCCAGGTTGCCTCAGATGCGATGTCGGTGGCGGTCAGGCCGCTGCTGTCGGCCGCGAGTATGGTTTCGACCTGCGCGCGCGTATTGGCTGTCAGGTAATGATCGGCGATCAGGCCGACCACCATGTGGCCTTCATCGCCCCAGGCCAGGGCGGCCGGGCTTGCCAACAGGAGAGGGGTGGAGCAGGCGGCGCTGCCGATCAAGGTGAGGAACAGCTGGCGGGTCAGTTTCATGGCGACTCCATTCAGGAAGGAAAAAGTTTCCGTTAGTGCAATTCATGCACCATTTGCCGCCCGAATATATGCCGCATTTATGACCGCGGCATGTCAGAAACACCTGTCAAGACGGACAGTTGGCAACTGTATGAATTTCGCTCATGCAAACTTGAGAGTTTGTCGCTTGACGCGGCGGGCCCGAATCGAGACACTCGGTAACAAGCGCTGCCTCGCCCTGGGTAGCCGCATTTCCTGATGCCGACCATGACCCAACGCCAGAAACTCGTCCTGCCGGGCGGGCACAATAAACTGCTCTTGCATTCCTGTTGCGCACCCTGCTCGGGCGAGGTGATGGAAGCCCTGATCGTCAGCGAAATCGATTTTTCGATCTATTTCTACAATCCCAACATCCATCCGCAACGCGAATACGAGTTGCGCAAGAATGAAAACATCCGCTTCGCCGAACAGCACGGCATACCGTTCATCGATGCCGATTACGACCTGGACAACTGGTTTGCGCGCGCCCAGGGCATGGAACACGAGCCGGAACGCGGCAAGCGCTGCACCATGTGCTTCGACATGCGGTTTGAACGCAGCGCGCTGTATGCGCATGAACATGGATTCCCGGTGATCAGCAGTTCGCTCGGCATTTCGCGCTGGAAGAACATGGAGCAGATCAACGATTGCGGCGCGCGCGCGGCGGCGCATTATCCCGGCGTCACCTACTGGGACCACAACTGGCGCAAGCAGGGCGGATCGGCGCGCATGATTGAAATCTCCAAGCGCGAGAATTTCTACCAGCAGGAATACTGTGGCTGCGTTTACTCGCTGCGCGACAGCAACCGCTGGCGCAAGGAGCAGGGACGCGAACGGATCAAGATCTGCGAGAAATTTTACGGCCAGGCGGAAGAGCAATGAGCGCCAACGCTAAGACGGCTGTCGAGCCTTGGCTGGCAGGAACCGCCGATCCAGACAACAAGCCCGCCTTGTTGAGCGCGGCCGACCGGCTGGCCAGCATGGAAAAACTGCTGGCCGCATTCATGCAGACGCTGGACCGGGATGAAGACGCCGGCGCACCGCATCTGATGGGGCAGCATCGCGGCTGCCCCTGCTGCAGCGAACGGGGCGAATGACCTGGTCTACGTAGGTGGCTTAAGACCCGCTGAACCAGTTGTATCCCTGGTCTTCCCAATACCCGCCCGGGTTTTCATTGGTGACGAAGATGGCGGCGATGTGCTTGGGATTCTTGAACCCCAGCTTGGTCGGCACCCGTAGCTTCAGCGGATAGCCGTACTCGGTCGGCAGCGGCTCCTGGCCGAAGTCCAGCGCCAGGATGGTCTGCGGATGCAAGGCAGTGGCCATGTCGATGCTGGAATAATAGCGGTCGGCGCATTTGAAGCCGACATACTTTGCCGTCGTATCGGCGCCGACATGGGCGAGGAAAGTGCGGAACGGCACGCCGCTCCACTGCCCGATGGCGCTCCAGCCTTCGATGCAGATGTGGCGCGTGATCTGCGACGCCTGCGGCAAAGCGCGCAGCTGCGCCAGGTTCCAGCTGCGCTTGTCGCGCACCAGGCCAGAGACTTCCAGCTTGTAGGTATCGCCGTCGATTTCCGGCGCCGAATCGGCGTCGTAGAACGCATTGAACGGGAACGGCTTGGTGATCATGCTGGCCGGATAAGTCGGCGCCAGGTGGCTGGGGCGGAACAGCATGCTCTGCACCCGGTCGTTCCAGCGCGACATCGCCCACAATACCTTGTCGACCTGGTCGCCATCCTGCAGGTTGCAGCCGGACAGCAGCGACAACGCGCCCAGCGACAGGCCGGAACGCAGGAACAGGCGGCGCTGCAGCTGCACCAGTTCAGGCTGCAGTTCGCGGTTTTTCGGCAAATCCTTTTTCTTGTCGCTCATGCCTGCTGCTCCTGTTTTTCGGTCTTGTCAGGGGAGTGGCGCGGCGCCCGCCCGGTCAGCATCGGCAGCAGGGTGCTCGGCACGATCAATACCAGCGCCAGGTGCACCGCCACGAATGCGACGATGCCGGCCATCGCGACAAAGTGCACGCGGCGTGCGGTATCGTAACCGCCAAACAGGTCGGCCAGGACGTCCAGCTGCACCGGTTTCCAGATCGACAGGCCGGACGCTACCACCAGCACCCCGAGCAGCAGTACGATTATGTACATCAGGCGTTGCACGGCGTTGTAGATGCCGGGCTGGTGCGCCAGCTTGAAAGTCAGCGCATCCGTGGCGTCGCGCAGCAGGTCGCGCGGCCGCAGCGGCAGGAAATGGCGGCGGAAATGACCGGCCAGCACGCCGTAGCCGATGTAGATCAAACCGTTTGCCACCAGCAGCCACATCGCCGCCAGGTGCCAGGCAATCGCGCCGCCCAGCCAGCCGCCGAGCGTGGCCCAGCGCGGGAAGTCGAAGCCGAACAGCGGCGAGGCGTTGTAGATCGTCCAGCCGCTCATCACCATGCAGACGATGGCGAAGGCATTGATCCAGTGGACTATGCGCACCAGCAGCGGATGGATGATGTGCGCACGGACGCGGGGTTGCTCAGCAGTGGCCATGAATGCACCTTGTCAAAAATCTTGTAGAAATCGCCGCGGACGGCCGGGCCGCCCGCAAACAGCATTACATCGGCGGGACTACGCCATTGATACCTACCGTGGCGCGGCCGACAACATCGCTGCCGTCGGCAGCCTTGCTGACGAAAAACACGCCATGCGCGCCAGCCACCAGCAGGCTGCGGTCACCCTTGTTGAGGCTGACGATTGGGACATCGGCCGGCACCACGATTTTCTTTTCGCCATCCGGATACTTGACCGTGATGGTGCGGCCGCTGGTCACCACCACGTCGCCCACGGTGCCGTTGGTCATGCTGCTCTTCTTGCCCAGGTCCCAGGCGTAGTGGCCTTCGCCAACCTTCATCCCGGCCGGGAACACATGCACTTCCAGCGCCTTCAGGCTGCCGTCAGGCAAAGGCACTGCAGCGCTGCCGATGAAACTGTCGGACTTGATGTCGGTGATCGCTGCATGGCTGACCGAGAACAGCATCAGGTCAGGCGCCAGTTTCAGGGTCTGTTTTTTGCCGGCCTTGGTGCTGACTTCGAGGCTGTCGGGATTGACCTTGTCGATGGTGGCGCGTACCCGCACCACCGGGGCAGCGGTTTGGGCGGCGGCGATGCTGCCATAAGCCATGAATGCGGATGCTGCCAATACAGGAACAAGCCGGCGCAGAAGTTGTGTGGTTTTCATGAAAACGGTCTCGGTGGTTGCTGGGAATCCCAGTCTAGGACCGGCGCAGTGTCTTATCGGTGACATATGAATGACAATATTGTCATTATTCGCGGCAAGCGAATTGATAGAATGGGGCATATTCCCACCATAAGTTCAAGCACAAGCATGTCTATCCTCGTCATCGAAGACGATCCCAAGACCGGCGCCTACCTCAAGAAAGGTTTGCGCGAATCCGGCTATGCGGTCGACCTGGTCCGCAACGGCAGCGACGGCCTGCACATGGCGCTGGAAAACAGCTACGACCTGGTGGTGCTGGACGTCATGCTGCCCGGCACCGACGGCTGGAAAATCATGGGCGCCCTGCGCGCCAAACGCGATCTGCCGGTGATCTTCCTGACCGCGCGCGACCACGTCAACGACCGCATACGCGGCCTCGAACTGGGCGCCGACGATTACCTGGTCAAGCCGTTTTCGTTCACCGAACTGCTGCTGCGCATCCGCACGCTGTTGCGGCGCGGCGTGGTGCGCGAATCGCACGAGCTGGATTTTTTCCAGGTGGCCGACCTGCAGCTCGACCTGCTGCGCCGCAAGGTCACGCGTCAAGGTACGGACATCGTGCTCACCAACAAGGAATTCCTGCTGCTGCACCTGCTGGTCAAGCGCAAGGGCGAGCCGCTGTCGCGCACCGTCATCGCATCGGAAGTGTGGGACATGAATTTCGACAGCGACACCAATGTAGTCGACGTCGCCATCAAGCGCCTGCGCGCCAAGATCGACAACCCCTTCGAGCATAAACTGATACACACGGTACGCAGCATCGGCTACATGTTTGCGGAAGATCCATGAACGCCTGGCGCAGGCAGTCGCTGACGGCGCGCGTGACTTTCCTGTTCGCGCTGATCGCCTGCGCGATCGTCGCCACCCTCGGCATGTACCTGTATTCGTCGACCCGGCAGGCGCTGGAAACCCGCGCCGATTATTCCCTGATCGGCAAGGTCGAGCATTTCCGCCACCTGCTGCACGACCTGTACAACGTCAAGCAGATGGAAGACAGTCCGACCTTGTTCGAAACCATGCTGGGCAGCGAACAGGATGTGCTGATATTCGCTTACCCGGGCCAGGCGCCGTTCGTGCGCGTCAATCCCGACCACATGACGCCGCCGCCGATGACGCCGCAAAGCCTGGACCAGCCGCTGACGCTGGCGCAGCTGCACGCTGGCGTGCGCGCCGACGGCGTGCGGGTGCGCTGGGTGTCGGCTTTGGCCGACGTCGGCGGCGACGGCACCCAGGTAGTGATTACCGGCGCCCATGTGATGACCCAGGAGTCGCACATCCTGGCGCGCTATTACTGGCAAGTGATCGGTGCGGCGGCAGTAGCGGTGCTGCTGGCGGCGCTGCTGGGCTTCCTGGTGCTCAAGCGCGGCTTCCTGCCGCTGACGGCGATGGCCTGCCGCGCCGCCGAAGTCAGCCCCACCAATATCGCGATACGCTTGCGGGAAGAAGACGCGCCGCACGAACTGCGGCGGCTGGCGGCGTCGTTCAATGCGATGCTGGACCGGCTGGCCGACGGCTACGAACACCTGTCGCAGTTTTCCGCCGACCTGGCGCACGAGATACGCACTCCGATCGGCGCCTTGATGGGGCAGACCCAGGTCACCCTGGGCCAGGTGCGCAACGCCGCCGAATACCAGCAGGTGCTGGAGTCGAACCTGGAAGAGCTGCAGCGCCTGAGCCGGATCGTCGAAAACATCCTGTTCCTGGCGCATGCCGACCATGCCGGGCTGGCGGTGGAAAAAACGCCGCTGGTGCTGGCCGACGAGCTGCACAAGATTGCCGATTATTTTGAAGGCGTGGCCGAAGAGCGCGGCATCCGGCTGGAAGTCGACGCCAGCGGCAAGGTCCAGGCCAGCCCGGTGATGTGGCGGCGCGCGGTCAGCAACCTGGTGGTGAACGCGGTGCGTTACGCGGCGCCCGGCAGCACGGTGCGGCTCAGCGGGCGGCCGCAGGCGCAAGGGATAGATGTGGCGGTGGAGAACCAGGGCGATCCGATTCCGCCGGAGCAGCTGGAACGCCTGTTCGACCGTTTTTACCGCGGCGACCAGTCGCGCAGCGAATATACCGAATCGAATGGCCTGGGGCTGGCCATCGTGCGCGCCATCATGCTGGTGCATGGCGGCAGCGCCGAGGTCGCCTGTTCGCGCGAAGGGCTGATCCGCTTCAGCCTGTATTTCCCGGAGGGAGCGGAAACAGTCTGAGAGCGCAGTCTGCGCAGAGGGTTGTTTTAGCGGATGCGCGCCATTTCCAGCGCCATGCTCAATTTGCCGAAGCGCGCAGTAATTTCTTCAAAAGCTTTTTGTTTTTGCGCCGTGCTCAGTTTGCTGTCGTACATGTTGTTGCGCAGCAGGCCGAACATGGTGAGGTCGGCGATCGGCTTCAGCTGGGCGTCGGTGGAATGCTGGAAACCGGACAGGTCGAGGATATTCTGCAGCACGTCGGGCTGGCTGGCAGGATTTTTCGGCTTGCCGTAGGTGACGAAGAAATCCTCGATCCTGGCTTTGGAAGCGGCCGGCAGGTCCTTGCGGTACAGCAGCGGATCGTTCGGGATCAAGGGCGACGACCAGACCACCCGCAATTTGCTGAACTGCTCGGGCGACTCTTTTTTCAGGCGCTCCAGCTCTTCGGTATTGTTGGTCGCGACGTCGACCTGGCCGGCGATCACCGCCTGCAGGTTCTTCTTGTGGTTGCCGACCGTAATATTCCTGAACAGCCGCTCCGGCTCCACCTTGTTCTTGGCGAAGGCATAGTAGGCCGGCACCAGGTAACCCGAAGTCGAACTCTTGTCGCCGTCGTAGAAACTGTAGACGCCCTTGTTGGCCAGGATGTCCTCGAACGATTTGATCGGGCTCTTGGCCGGCGTGATCAGCACCGAGTTGTAGCCGTGCGAACCGTCTTTCTTCACCATCTGCGCAAAGATGGTCGATTGGTTGTCTTCCACCGCTTCCAGCGCGATCTTGCTGCTCAGCCAGGCGACCTGGATGGTGTTCGATTTCAAGCCGGCCAGGATGTCGCTGTAGTTGGTGGAAACCACCGTGCGCACTTCCATTTTCGTATATTTGGCAAAATCGTCGATCACCGGCTGCCAGCGCTTCTGGGTATCTTCGGCGGTGGTGGTGGCGATCAGGCCGATGGTGATTTTGCGGGGAGCGTCGTCATCCTTGGCAAAAGCGCAGGACGCGAGCATGGAACACAATACAAGTGCGGTTTTCAGTAATCTCTTCATAAATGCCTATCTGCTTAGTGCGGGTGGTGATGGAAAACGGCTGCATCGGCCGCGCCAGGGCGGCGGCCGAGTGATTCGATATGGGGAGTGAGCGCAGGAGCCGGCTGCCTGCTTGCTGGCAGCCGGAGTGCAACGGATTTAACCGAGCAGCGTTTCGCCGGTCTTGCCGTACTTGATGCTGGCTTCCGACGGCATCCAGTTGCCGGTCAGCTCATTGCGGCCTTGCAGCAGGAAGCGCGGCGATTTGGCCGGGATCTGGTCGGCGGCCAGTTTGGAGAGGTCGCCGATCTTGCCCTTCTTCATGCGGTTGACGATCATGCCCAGCTGGGTGTCGGCGAAATCGCGCAGCATGTCATAGTCGCCGTCGCTGTCGCCGGCGACAAACACCGGACCGTAACCCTTGGCCGCGACCAGTTCTTTCTTGATGACTTCGGTTTTCCCCGGGCCCCAGTTGAGCGGCCAGCCAGCCTTGTAGCGGTTGACGAATACGCCGTTGGCGGTTTCCAGACGCAGCCCGAGCACGTGTTCGCGCTTGACGTTGTAGCCGTATTTGGGCGTCGTCGCAAACACCGCCACCACGTCTTCCAGCGAGGCGGAGCTGACGTAGACGTCGATCCCGCTCTGCTGCAGGGCGTCCATCAAGGTGGCAATCTCGGTGCACAGGCGGATCCCGTGGAAGTGCGTCACGCTGACGATGCCTGCCTGGCCCGGCTGCGCTGCCGGGCTGGTGTACTTGGTCTTGACCAGCCCCAGGCCGAGGTTGTGGTCGTTGGAGGCTTCGGCCAGTTGCTGCACTTCGGCTACCGACATATTTGTGAAGAAATAGATCACCCAGGGGTAACCGACATTCACGCCATAAGTCTCGTTGACGGCTTCGTACAGGTAATACAGCTTGGCGCGAAAATCCTGGAACTGGGCGGTCTCGCGGATTTCTTCCAGCTTCCTGCTGCCATTCAATTTTTCATAGTTGTCATACAGGTACTGGTAGTCGTCATCGATATCGCTGCAGATGGCTTCCAGGTCGACTGCCTTGCCGGCGGCGTTCTTGAAGTCGGCGGCGAACGGTCCGGCCGGCACGTTCTGGCGGATGATGGCGCCCATTTCCTGCGGGCTCAGCTTGAACGACAGGGTATTGATCTGGTACATGAGCAACGCCTCTTCGGTATCGTTCATGATGCTGGTGTTGTCCCAGTCGAATACCGCGTAGGGCCGGCGCTTGGGATTGTAGCCGGCGCTGCTGTTGCCGTTGCGCGCCAGCAGGGCTTGCAGCTGCTGATGGTTGCGCGTGCCCCACTTGGCGCGGTCGAGGGCCAGGCCGGCGGCCTTGCTGTCCTTGGCCAGCAGTTCCGACGGCAGCGCCGTCGCCGCCAGCCCCGCCACCAGGCCGCCGGTCAGCAGCGTGCGGCGTTTTTGCAGCATGGTGTTGTCTTCTGTTTTTTTAACGCTTTTCATGGATACTCCCTGTGCCGGTTGAAATATTGTCCCTGTTCCATACGTTTTTTTATCTGCCGCTTGAGCAGCCGAATACACTAGCATGTTTCTAATCGGAAACGTATATAAAAGATAAAGGAAAAGCTCTATCCGCCGCTCGCAAGAGGCATGCCTGCGCCTACCGGGATGTCGGTTTTCAGCTATGCTGGCGATTCCGCCGGACAGGATGAATTGCCATGGCCGGTCGTCGATCCAGACACGAGGCGCTGCTGATGAAATCGTCAAGAAGTCGAGCTGTAAGTCGAACTGCGAATCGGGCCGCAAATCATTGCTCCGGATTTGCCGGGCCGGATGGCCTGGGGCGGCGCTGCCATGTCTTTTGACGACACCGTGGCCGACGTGCTGGTGGTCGGCGCCGGGCCGGCCGGTTCGCACCTGGCTTACCTGCTGGCAGAGCAGGGTTTGCGGGTGACGATTATCGACAAGCAGGCTTTTCCGCGCGCCAAGGTATGCGGCGGCGGCCTGTCGCGTAAAGCGATGGACCTGCTCGGTTTCGACCTGGGGCCGGCGATGCACCGGGCGATAGGCGGCGCCATCCTCAATTACCGCAACCGCGACGCTATCCTCAAGGAAGTGGAGCCGATGGCGGCTTGCACCGTGGTGCGCAGCGAATTCGATCAATTGCTGCTTGACCGCGCCTGTGCCAAAGGCGTGCGTTTTCTGGCCGAAACCGCGTTTGTCGATGCTACCGAGGGGGCCGATGCAGTCAGCGTGACCACCAGCCGCGGTCTGTTGCGCTGCCGCTTGCTGCTGGCCGCCGATGGCGCCGCCAGCGCAGTGCGCAACAAGCTGTTCGGCAAGGACCTGGTGGCTTACGTGCCGGCCATGGAAGCCACGGTGTGGCCGGCGCCAGGAACGCTGGAGCGCTTTGGCGACCGCGCCCTGTTCGATTTCGACGGCATGCCGCGCGGCTACGGCTGGATTTTCCCCAAGCGCGATCACTTTAATGTGGGTGTGTACTCACCATTCGGCGGTACGGCGTTGCGCCAGCACCTGGACCGTTTCATCGCGGCATATGCCAGCTTGCAGCAGCCGTCGCGGGTCGAGTACCAGGGTTATGTCATTCCGCTGCAAAACCGCCGCCAGCTGTACCAGCGCGGCCGGGTCTGGCTGCTGGGAGACGCGGCCGGCCTGGCCGAAGCCTTGTTCGGCGAAGGCATTTATTTTGCGCTGAAGAGCGCAACCATCGCCGCCAAGGCGATTGCCGCCGACGGACTGCGCGCCGAATCGGCGCTGTACAGCCGCCTGCTGCGCCTTGAGTTGCTGCCCGAGCTGCGCGCCGCCGCATGGATGGCGCGCCTGATCTACCGTTTCCCGAAACTTGCTTTTTCCCACCTGGTGCTCAACCAGCAGATCAATCACGACTTTGCCGGCCTGATCAGCGGCCAGATGGGCTACCGCCATTGCCTGCTGAAAACCGCGCTCGGCTTGCCGCGCTGGCTGCTGCCGAGCAAGGCGCCCGGCAGCGCTGCCGATCATTCCCGTTGAATCAATTGAACAGGCCGGTGCCGATCGATATCAAGGCGCCGATCCCGTTTAACAAGCCGCATTAGATTTTAAAAGCCAGGCAGGCGCAGGCTTTCCGGATCGCCGGCTTCGGCGCGTTCATGGCCGAGCAGCCAGGCCTTGCGTTCCAGGCCGCCGGCAAAACCGGTCAGCTTGCCGTCGGCGCCCACCACCCGGTGGCAGGGCACGATGATGGCGATCGGGTTGGTGGCGTTGGCGCTGCCCACCGCACGGGCGGCGCCATTGTGCTCGCCCAGCTGCAGGGCGAGCTTGCCGTAGGTGGTCATCCGCGCCGGCGGAATCTGGCGCAATGCGGCCCATACGCGGTGCTGGAAGCTGGTGCCGTTGGTGGCGACCTCGATGTCTTTCAGCGCGTCCAGCTCGCCGGCGAAATATCGCTGCAGCGCCGGTTCCGCGCTGGACGGCGCGGTGGCGGCTTGCAAGTCGTAATGGCCGTAGTGAGTAGTCAGCAAGCTGCGCATGCGCGGCTCATAGTCTTCGAAATCCAGCGCGCGTACGCGGTCCTGGCTATCGGTGACCAGCAGGATGACGCCGATGGGCGATGCGATCCGGTGCAGGAATAAGTTCATGATGGTAATCTCGTCAGATAGTAGGGCATAGTTTAGCCGCAGCGGCGGCTCTGCGCACCCCGCTGCTTGCTTTCAAATTCGGTAAATATCAGTGTAACGGTGAAGTGGCTTTGTTTTTGATATTTTGCTGTTTATAGTAGGGAAGCAGCTCAGTGAAACAACCGTATGGCTGTATGAAACACGTATAAGAATCCCGCCCCAACCCTTTTGGAGAAATCGCAATGATGAGTCTTCAGGTGAACGGCCTTACCGTGGAAGTCGACGTCGCCGCGGATACCCCCTTGCTGTGGGTGCTGCGCGAAAATCTCAAGCTGACCGGCAGCAAATTCGGCTGCGGCATCGCTGCCTGCGGCGCCTGCACCGTGCATGTCGGCGGCAACGCGGTGCGCTCCTGTTCCTATCCTGTTTCCGCGGTCGGCCAGCAGGCGGTGACGACCATAGAAGCAGTCGCCGCCGATCCGGTCGGCAAGGCGGTGCAAGTGGCCTGGATCAAGCATGACGTGCCGCAATGCGGCTACTGCCAAAGCGGGCAGGTGATGACCGCGGTCGATTTCCTCAAGAAGAAACGCCATCCGAGCGAGGCTGAAGTGGTCGCCGCCATGGGCGGCAACCTGTGCCGCTGCGGCGCCTACCAGCGCATCAAGGCGGCGGTGCTGGACGCTTCCAAATCTTTGGCCTAAGGAGGTCGCCATGTCCCTAGAATCTCTTGTGGCCAATTCGCGGCCGCTGAAACAATCGCGCCGCAAATTCCTGAAGACTTCCGCCGTCGGCGGCGCCGGCCTGGTGCTGGGGTTTTTTATCCCGGGTCTGGGCCGTATCGCCGAGGCCCAGGCTGTCGCTCTCAAGATTTCCCAGCCTAACGCCTTCCTGCGGGTCGGCGCCGACAACAGCGTGGTGGTGCAGGTGTCCAAGGCAGATATCGGCCAGGGCACGCTGACCGCGCTGCCGATGCTGCTGGCAGAGGAACTCGATTGCGACTGGAGCAATGTGCGGGCCGAACTGGCGAAGGGCGAGGATGTTTTCCGCGATCCTGTATTCGGCATGCAGATGGTCGGCGGCTCCACCAGCGTCGCCCACAGTTTCCAGCAATACCGCGAGGTCGGCGCCCGTGCGCGCAGCATGCTGGTGGCTGCCGCCGCCAGCGAATGGAAGGTCGATCCGGCCAGCTGCAAGACCGCCAAAGGCGTCATCACCGGCCCGCGCGGCCAGCGCCTGAGCTACGGTTCGGTCGCCAATGCGGCGATGCTGTTGCCGGTGCCGGACAAGGTGCAGTTGAAGGATCCCAAGCAGTTCACCATCATCGGCAAGGCGACGCCGCGGCTGGATACGGCCGCCAAATCCAGCGGCCAGCAGAAATTCGGCATCGATCTCGACCTGCCGGGCATGAAAGTGGCGATGCTGGCCAGGGCCGTGCCGTGGGGCGCCAAGATCGGCAAGCTCGATGACAGCGCGGCCAAGGCGATCCCCGGGGTGCGCAAGATATTCACGATTCCGGGCATCCGCGGCGGCCAGAGCGTGGTGGTGGTGGCGGACGGCTACTGGATCGCCAAGAAAGCGCGCGATGCGCTGAACATCGAATGGGATGTGAGCGGCGTCGAGCAACCCAGTTCGGAACAGCTGTTCGCCAGCTACCGGGAAGCGGTGATGAAACCCGGCACGCCGGCAACCAAGGCCGATGTCTCGGCGCTGGCCGCTTCGCCCAAAATCATCGACGCCATCTTCGAGTTTCCCTATCTGGCGCATGCGCCGATGGAGCCGCTCAACATGACGCTGCATTTCAGCGGCGACGCCTGCACGGTATGGGCCGGCTCGCAGTTCCAGTCAAACGACAGGGAAGCGATCGCCAAGGTGCTGGGCCTGGCGCCGGCCAAGGTCGAATTCAACACCATGATGTCGGGTGGCGCGTTTGGCCGGCGCGCCTTGCCGGAATCCGAGAATGCGGTGGAGGCCGCGTATGTGGCCAAGGCCATGCGCGGCACGCCGGTCAAGATCATGTATGCGCGCGAGGACGATATCAAGGGAGGATATTACCGGCCGATGCATGTGCACCGGGTGCGCATCGGTTACGACGCGCATGGCAAGATCGCTGCCTGGGAGCACGTGATCGCCGGCCAGTCGATCCTCGGCGGCAGTCCGTTCGAATCGTCCATGGTCAAGGACGGCGTCGACAGCACCATGACTGAAGGGGTGCTGGAGTCGCACTATGCAATTCCGAACCTGGCGCTGTCGGTGCACAACATGAAGGCCAATGTGCCGGTGCTGTGGTACCGCTCGGTGGGCCATAGCCATAATGCGTTTGTGATGGAAACCCTGGTCGATGAAATCGCCAGGTCGGTCGGCCGCGATCCGGTCGAATACCGGGCCAGCCTGTTCGACAAGTCGGCCAAGCGCAGCAAGCAGGCGCTGGAACTGGCGGTGGCCCGCTCCGGCTACGGCAAGCGCAAGCTGCCGGCCGGCCAGGCCTGGGGCGTCGCCGTGCATCACGGCTTCAATACCTCGATTGCCTATGTGGTGGAAGTGTCGCTGAAAGACGGCAAGCCGCAAGTGCATCGGGTGACCGCCGGCGTCCATTGCAACATGGCGATCAATCCGCGCACCATCGAAGCGCAGATCCAGGGCGGCGTGGTGTTCGGCATCTCCACCACCTTGCCCGGCAATGAGATCACCTTGAAAAACGGCGTGGTGCAGCAATCCAATTTTTCCGATTACACGCCGGCGTACATGGCCAGCTGTCCGCAGGTCGAC
Proteins encoded in this region:
- a CDS encoding S1/P1 nuclease — encoded protein: MKLTRQLFLTLIGSAACSTPLLLASPAALAWGDEGHMVVGLIADHYLTANTRAQVETILAADSSGLTATDIASEATWADKYRNSHRETASWHFVDTEISDGDIDAACFGHPSLPANTPASGGVAQDCVVDKVDQFAIELRDPATTPAERLLALQFLLHFVGDLHQPLHSSDSHDRGGNDETVSATGIAAGKLHAYWDTAFVNKLGTDQNKVAAALIAKITSAEVKQWQKQTPRDWSLEAFDIARTDVYGKLPTPDSSGKYKLPATYISNAGSVVATQLSRAGVRLAKVLNDALGGSASASSGSAILLSPFAGKK
- a CDS encoding epoxyqueuosine reductase QueH produces the protein MPTMTQRQKLVLPGGHNKLLLHSCCAPCSGEVMEALIVSEIDFSIYFYNPNIHPQREYELRKNENIRFAEQHGIPFIDADYDLDNWFARAQGMEHEPERGKRCTMCFDMRFERSALYAHEHGFPVISSSLGISRWKNMEQINDCGARAAAHYPGVTYWDHNWRKQGGSARMIEISKRENFYQQEYCGCVYSLRDSNRWRKEQGRERIKICEKFYGQAEEQ
- a CDS encoding molybdopterin-dependent oxidoreductase; the encoded protein is MSDKKKDLPKNRELQPELVQLQRRLFLRSGLSLGALSLLSGCNLQDGDQVDKVLWAMSRWNDRVQSMLFRPSHLAPTYPASMITKPFPFNAFYDADSAPEIDGDTYKLEVSGLVRDKRSWNLAQLRALPQASQITRHICIEGWSAIGQWSGVPFRTFLAHVGADTTAKYVGFKCADRYYSSIDMATALHPQTILALDFGQEPLPTEYGYPLKLRVPTKLGFKNPKHIAAIFVTNENPGGYWEDQGYNWFSGS
- a CDS encoding cytochrome b/b6 domain-containing protein; amino-acid sequence: MATAEQPRVRAHIIHPLLVRIVHWINAFAIVCMVMSGWTIYNASPLFGFDFPRWATLGGWLGGAIAWHLAAMWLLVANGLIYIGYGVLAGHFRRHFLPLRPRDLLRDATDALTFKLAHQPGIYNAVQRLMYIIVLLLGVLVVASGLSIWKPVQLDVLADLFGGYDTARRVHFVAMAGIVAFVAVHLALVLIVPSTLLPMLTGRAPRHSPDKTEKQEQQA
- a CDS encoding heavy metal response regulator transcription factor, translated to MSILVIEDDPKTGAYLKKGLRESGYAVDLVRNGSDGLHMALENSYDLVVLDVMLPGTDGWKIMGALRAKRDLPVIFLTARDHVNDRIRGLELGADDYLVKPFSFTELLLRIRTLLRRGVVRESHELDFFQVADLQLDLLRRKVTRQGTDIVLTNKEFLLLHLLVKRKGEPLSRTVIASEVWDMNFDSDTNVVDVAIKRLRAKIDNPFEHKLIHTVRSIGYMFAEDP
- a CDS encoding heavy metal sensor histidine kinase, with product MNAWRRQSLTARVTFLFALIACAIVATLGMYLYSSTRQALETRADYSLIGKVEHFRHLLHDLYNVKQMEDSPTLFETMLGSEQDVLIFAYPGQAPFVRVNPDHMTPPPMTPQSLDQPLTLAQLHAGVRADGVRVRWVSALADVGGDGTQVVITGAHVMTQESHILARYYWQVIGAAAVAVLLAALLGFLVLKRGFLPLTAMACRAAEVSPTNIAIRLREEDAPHELRRLAASFNAMLDRLADGYEHLSQFSADLAHEIRTPIGALMGQTQVTLGQVRNAAEYQQVLESNLEELQRLSRIVENILFLAHADHAGLAVEKTPLVLADELHKIADYFEGVAEERGIRLEVDASGKVQASPVMWRRAVSNLVVNAVRYAAPGSTVRLSGRPQAQGIDVAVENQGDPIPPEQLERLFDRFYRGDQSRSEYTESNGLGLAIVRAIMLVHGGSAEVACSREGLIRFSLYFPEGAETV